The DNA sequence TTGTTTTCtgcaggagaccatccaccagcTGGATAATGAGCTCAAGGGCACGAAGTGGGAGATGGCGCGTCATCTGCGCGAGTACCAGGACCTGCTCAATGTCAAGATGGCTCTTGACATCGAGATTGCTGCATACAGGTACAGTGCGACGGTAGTGTTCTAATTAGGCCTATCATTgattaaaacaaatattttaaaagaaAACAGGAGGAAACAAAAATTGTACTCATTAAGcaacaaaaatattgtatttataTATAAAGGCAACATTtaaattgttggtcccatgtttcatgagctgaaacaaaaaatcccagaaatgttccacatgaacaaaaagcttatttctcaaaaatgttgtagatacatttgtttacatttgttagtgagtatttctcctttgccaacataatccatccacctgacaggtgtggcatatcaagaagctgaataaacagTGTGATCATTaaataggtgcaccttgtgctggtgacaataaaaggccacttgaaaaggtgcagttttatcacaaaacacaatgccacagatgtctcaaggtttgagggagcatgcaaatggtatgatgactgcaggaatgtccaccagagctgatgccagatatgttcatttctctatcataagctgcctccaacgtcgctttagagaatttggcagtacgtcgaaacggccttacaaccgcagaccacatgtaaccacgccagcccaggacctccacatccaatTTCTTCATCTGCGTGATCAGCtgaggggtggtggggtggttTAGTGGTGCtgaagagtatttctgtctgtaataaagcccttttgtgggtgGGCCCAGCTGCCAAACGTGTGGGCCTTTGCCCTCCCAGACCCACcgatggctgcacccctgcccagtcaagtgaaatccatagattagagcatAATTCATTcttttaaattgactgatttccttatatgaactgtaaaatctttgaaattgttgcatgatgcatttatatattttttcagtataTATCAACCCTAACTTTTATATTAGGCCTACACTATACTATATCTTATTTTCTATTGTTTTTGCAGGAAACTCCTAGAAGGTGAGGAGACCCACTTTAGCACTTTCCCTTACCGCCAAGCTGTCACCTCCTCTAAGAAGTCCAAGTCTGGGCCTCCCAAACTGAAGGTCCAGCACAAGTTTGTAGAGGAGATCATTGAGGAGACCAGGGTGGAGGATGAGAAGTCTGAAATGGACGAGGCCCTGGAAGAGATTGCCCAGGAGCTGTCTGCCGCACTGGAGGCAGAGGTAACAGATgacagagaagaggaaggagaggataagggagaagaggaaggagaagaagcaGTGGGAcatggagaagagggagagggtgacTCAGAAGAGGTTGTAGCCTCCACTGAATCCCAAGTGAGCTCCAGCGCCCCtgctgaggaggaagaggaggacaaaaACGGTGGCgatgaagaagaagatggaggagagggtgctgaggagggagaaaaagaggaagagggtgagaaaGAAGGAAAGGGTGAGGGTGAGAAGGGAGATGATGCAGAAGGTGGTGatgagggagaaggaagggaagagggagaggagacagccCCAGAATCAAAGGTCTCTCCTGACAAAGAGAAggctggagagaaggaaggaagtggaggagaagaagagacagcagatggagagggagaagaggagggtggtgATAAAGAGGAAGTTGCAAGTAGTGACCAAGGATCCAAAGATGGAGATGATACGGATGAGAAAGATAATAAAGGAAAGGATGAGAAAGATGACAAAACAGATGAGGCAGATGTAGCCAAGACAGAGTCTCCCAAAACAGATGCCCCCAAGAGTGAGGTCCCAAAAGCTGAGGTCCAGAAATCTGAGGCCCCAAAGGTCTCCAAGCCAGACTCCCTGAAAGCTGAATCCCCTAAAGCTGGGTCCCCTAAGTCTGAGTCACCAAAAGCTGGATCCCCCAAACATGAATCCCCCAAAGCTGGTTCCCCTAAATCTGAATCCCCAAAACCTGGCTCCCCCAAATCTGAAACCCCCAAACCTGCAGGATCCCCCAAATCTGAATCCCCCAAACCTGCTGGTTCCCCCAAATCTGAATCCCCCAAACCTGCAGGGTCCCCCAAATCTGAATCCCCCAAATTAGGATCCCCTAAAGCAGAGTCCCCTAAGGAGGAGGCTCCCAAACCAGAAGCTCCCAAGTCAGAGGCCCCCAAGGCTGCAGAAGAGAAAGTAGACAAAAAGGGTGAttcagaggaagagaaggtagaaaAGAAAGATGCAGCTTTGAGCGGAGAAGTGGAGAAGGGTGCCCCAGAGGACAAAAAGGACGATGGGAAGAAAGAGGAGACGGATGTGATCTCAAATGGAGTGGACGAGAGCCCCACCAAACATGACCCCAACCAGAAAGATGACCCCAACCAGAAAGATGACCCCAGCCAAAAGGTGGTCATCACCAAAACGGTGGAGACCATCACCACTGGAGAGGATGGAGCCAAGCATGTCATTAAATCAGTCACTGTCACCGAGACTGTGAAGGAGACTGAGGATATGATTCAGGAGAAGATGGTGTCCAGCAAGACGATGGAGAAACACTCTTCCAAGTCCGTCAAGGTGGTGACCGAAACCGAGTGACTGCGCTCCAACCAATCCTCCC is a window from the Oncorhynchus keta strain PuntledgeMale-10-30-2019 chromosome 6, Oket_V2, whole genome shotgun sequence genome containing:
- the LOC118385349 gene encoding neurofilament medium polypeptide yields the protein MSYHPVDTVGSPFRRSMDSRTSYGRSSGTPSSGFRSQSWSRSSPNKPYKRSVNMPVARAYSSTLLSSADSVDFSQTNGDYKRSNEKEQLQGLNDRFAGYIDKVHYLEQQNSQIEEEIQALRQKQVSQSQLGDLYDQELQELRSMLEQIHHDKAQIQLDTDHIEEDIQRIRDRFDEEARIRDETEGIIRALKKDMNDSELVKSELEKKVQSLQDEIAFIRNNHEEEVSELFAQVQASQVTMERKDFQKTDITEALREIRTQLEGHSNQNLQQVEDWFMCRYSKLTDAAEQNKDAIKSARDEIADYRRQLQSKTVELESVRGTRESLERQLNDIEDRHNNDLSSLQETIHQLDNELKGTKWEMARHLREYQDLLNVKMALDIEIAAYRKLLEGEETHFSTFPYRQAVTSSKKSKSGPPKLKVQHKFVEEIIEETRVEDEKSEMDEALEEIAQELSAALEAEVTDDREEEGEDKGEEEGEEAVGHGEEGEGDSEEVVASTESQVSSSAPAEEEEEDKNGGDEEEDGGEGAEEGEKEEEGEKEGKGEGEKGDDAEGGDEGEGREEGEETAPESKVSPDKEKAGEKEGSGGEEETADGEGEEEGGDKEEVASSDQGSKDGDDTDEKDNKGKDEKDDKTDEADVAKTESPKTDAPKSEVPKAEVQKSEAPKVSKPDSLKAESPKAGSPKSESPKAGSPKHESPKAGSPKSESPKPGSPKSETPKPAGSPKSESPKPAGSPKSESPKPAGSPKSESPKLGSPKAESPKEEAPKPEAPKSEAPKAAEEKVDKKGDSEEEKVEKKDAALSGEVEKGAPEDKKDDGKKEETDVISNGVDESPTKHDPNQKDDPNQKDDPSQKVVITKTVETITTGEDGAKHVIKSVTVTETVKETEDMIQEKMVSSKTMEKHSSKSVKVVTETE